The following proteins come from a genomic window of Pseudomonas sp. J452:
- a CDS encoding phasin family protein, with product MAVKKPTAAKPAAKKPVAKKETSSWIGEIEKYSRQIWLAGLGAYSKVSKDGTKLFDGLVKDGEKAEKQAKTEVDKQLGAVKTTVDSTVGSAKSKVDEVKDKALGKWNELEEAFDKRLNSAISRLGVPSRNEVKALQAKVDTLTKQIEKLTGVSVKSVAKPAAKVAAKPAAKPAAKPVAKAAAKPAAKPAAKPVAKAAAKPVAKPAAKPAVAKKPAAPKAAAKPAAAKPVAPAAAPAAAAAPVAAPVAPATPS from the coding sequence ATGGCTGTTAAAAAACCTACCGCTGCAAAACCCGCAGCTAAGAAGCCAGTGGCGAAGAAGGAAACCAGTTCCTGGATCGGCGAGATCGAGAAGTACTCGCGGCAGATCTGGCTGGCTGGCCTCGGCGCCTATTCCAAGGTCAGCAAGGACGGCACCAAGCTGTTCGACGGTCTGGTCAAGGATGGCGAGAAAGCCGAGAAACAAGCCAAGACTGAAGTCGACAAGCAGCTGGGCGCGGTGAAAACCACCGTCGACTCCACTGTCGGTTCGGCCAAGTCGAAAGTCGACGAAGTCAAAGACAAGGCCCTGGGCAAGTGGAACGAACTGGAAGAGGCTTTTGACAAGCGTCTGAACAGTGCGATCTCCCGCCTCGGTGTGCCGAGCCGCAACGAAGTGAAGGCGCTGCAGGCCAAGGTCGACACCCTGACCAAGCAGATCGAGAAGCTCACCGGTGTATCGGTGAAGTCGGTCGCCAAGCCAGCTGCCAAAGTTGCCGCCAAGCCTGCAGCTAAACCAGCCGCCAAGCCGGTTGCCAAAGCTGCTGCCAAGCCTGCGGCTAAACCGGCTGCCAAGCCGGTCGCCAAAGCTGCTGCCAAGCCTGTTGCGAAACCGGCTGCCAAGCCGGCAGTAGCGAAGAAGCCGGCTGCACCGAAAGCTGCCGCCAAGCCGGCCGCTGCCAAGCCTGTTGCTCCGGCCGCTGCACCCGCAGCTGCTGCGGCTCCGGTAGCTGCTCCGGTAGCACCTGCTACCCCGTCCTGA